In the genome of Brockia lithotrophica, the window CTGCAACCTCCTTCGGGTCTCGCCGAAGGTAGGCGCCGAGGGCGAGGTTCTCCCGCACGGTCATGTTGGCAAAGATCCTGCGCCCTTCCGGAACGTGGGAAATGCCCAGACGCACGATTTCTTCGGCTTTGAGGCGCGTGAGCGGGCGCCCCTCAAAGGTGATGGTCCCCTCGCGCACCGGCACGAGGCCGGAAATCGCCCGAAGCAGGGTCGTCTTGCCCGCCCCATTCGCCCCGATGAGGGTGACGATCTCTCCCGGCTCTACCGTGAGGGAAATCCCCTTCAAGGCGTGGATCCGCCCGTAGTAGACGTGGACGTTTTCGATCTTGAGCATCACGACACCTCTTCCCCGAGGTAAGCTTCGATGACGCGGCGGTTCCTCCGGATCTCTTCGGGGGGCCCTTCGGCGATGAGCACCCCGTGGTCGAGGACGTAGATGCGCTCCGAGATTCCCATCACGACGCTCATGTCGTGCTCGATGAGGAGGATCGTGAGCGAAAAGCGCTCGCGAATCTCGCGGATGAGCCGCATGAGATCCTGAGACTCCTGCGGGTTCATCCCCGCCGCTGGCTCATCCAAGAGGAGGAGCTTGGGCCGAAGAGCGAGGGCGCGGGCAATTTCGAGGCGCCTCTGCAGGCCGTACGGGAGGTTGCGCGCCTTTTCCTCCCGGTAGGCGGAGAGGCCCATGAGTTCCAAAAGCTCTTCGGAAACGCGGGACATCTCCGCCTCTTCGCGGTAGAACCGGGGGAACCGGAGCATCGCCTCCCAAGTGCGGTAGCGAGAGTGCACCGCCGCGGCGATGCGCACGTTGTCGAACACGGAAAGGTTCCCAAAGAGGCGGATGTTCTGGAAGGTGCGGGCGATCCCGCGCCGCGCAAGGACGTAAGGGGGAAGGCCGTTGATCCGCTGGCCTTCGAAGAGGATCTCGCCCTCCGTAGGGGCGTAGACCCCCGTGAGGAGGTTGAAGACCGTCGTCTTGCCCGCGCCGTTGGGCCCGATGAGCCCCACGAGCTCTCCTCGCTGGAGGTAGAGGTCGAGGTTGTCCACGGCCTTGAGCCCGCCGAAGCGGATCCCCACACCCTTGAGGCGGAGGATCTCCCGTTCTCCTTCGGCGGTGGCCGCAAGCGATTGCTCCTTCACCGAACATCCGCCCCCTTCTTCGGACGAAAGACGGACAAGAGATCCCCGAACTCGCGGTCCCCAAGAAGGCCTTGCGGCCGGAAGAGCATGATGAGGATGAGGACCACGCTGTAGAGGATCATCCGGATCTCGGGAAACTGCTGGAGGTAGGTCGAGAGGATCGTGAGGAGGACCGCGGCCAAGGTCGCCCCCGAGAGGCTCCCGATCCCGCCCAAAACCACAAACACGAGGATTTCGAACGACTTGAGAAAGCCGAAGTCTACGGGTTGAATCACGTAAAACGTGTGGGCGTACAGGCCTCCGGCGAGGCCGGCGATCCCCGCCCCGAAGGCAAAGGCAAACACCTTGACGAAGGTCGGAGAGATCCCCATGGCCTCGGCGGCGATTTCGTCCTCGCGCACGGCGAGCGTCGCGCGTCCGTACGCAGAATGCGTAAAGGTAAGGACGAGAGTGAAGACGAGGACGAGGGAAACGAAGAGGTGCGTCCACGTCGTGAGGTGCGGAAGCTGCATGCCCGCGGCCCCACCGACGTAGTCGAAGTTGAGGAGCGAAATCCGGACGATCTCGGCGAACCCGAGCGTGGCAATCGCGAGGTAATCCCCGCGCAGGCGAAGCGTGGGAAGCCCCACGAGAAGCCCCATGAGCACGGAAACGACGACGCCGGCGACGAGCGCGAGTTCAAAGGGCATGTCGAGGCGGGTGGTGACGACGGCGGCGGTGTAGGCGCCTACGGCGAGGAAACCCGCCTGACCTATGGAAAACTGCCCCGCAAGGCCGAGGATGACGTGCAAACTTACGGCGAGAAGGATGTTGATCCCGATGGCCATGAGCACGTTTTCTCCGTAACGTCCGATCCAACCGCTCCTCAGGGCGAGCTCGACGACGCCGTACCCCACGAGGAGGGCGAGGAGCACGCCGCCGACGCGAGTCCAAGACCGCATCTCAAACGGACGTCCCATTGGCTTGCCTCCTTACGCGTCAGACTTTCTCCCGCACGTGCTCGCCGAAAATCCCTTCCGGCCGGACGAGGAGGATGAGGATGAGGACGATGAACGCCACGGCATCCCGGAAGAGGGAGAAGCCGAGGGCGCTCACCCCCGTTTCGAGGAGGCCGATGAGGAACCCGCCGACCATCGCCCCCGGAATGGAACCGATTCCACCCACTACCGCGGCGATGAAGGCCTTAAGCCCGGGGAGGAGGCCCATGAACGGGTCGATGCTCGTGTAGTAGAGCCCGTACACGACACCGGCGGCCCCGCCCAAGGCGGAACCCAGGGCGAAGGTCACGGAAATCGTACGGTCTACGGAGATCCCCATGAGGCGCGCCGCATCCATGTCAAAGCTCACAGCGCGCATCGCCCGGCCAGTCTGCGTGTTCTGCACGATGAATTGAAGGACGATCATGAGGAGGAAAGAGGTGACGAGGATGACCAAGGCGTCCATCTTGAGCGTCGCCCCAAAGAGGTCGAGGTGGGCGGTGAAGAGGGTGGGGTAGGCCTCAGGCTGCGCACCTTGCGCTCCCCGGAGGTAGATCGTGCCGTACTCCAGGAGAAACGAGACGCCGATCGCCGTGGTGAGCGCCGCAAGGCGGGGAGAGTTGCGCAAGCGTCGGTAGGCTACGCGCTCGATCGTCACCCCGAGGAGGGTGGAGCCGACCATCGCCACGAGAAGAGCTACGAGGAGCTTCGTCCATGGGTTTGCCCCGAGCGGGGTGCCGTCGACGAGGAGCATGGCGTAGTACCCGAGGAACGCTCCGACCATGAAGACGTCCCCGTGGGCGAAGTTGATGAGCTTGATGATCCCGTAGACCATCGTGTACCCGAGGGCGATGAGCGCGTAGATGGCCCCGAGGGAAATGGCATTTAGGAGCTGCTGCAGCCATACGTCCATAGGGCAAAGACCCCTTTCCCCACTGGAAGACTATGCTTTGGAATATTCAATCGAATCTGAACCGGGAATGCCCCGGCCGCGGTTCGGCGGCCGGGGCGCGGACGGACTACGGTTCGACCTTCTTGCGGAACGTCTGCTTTCCGTCTACATACTCGAGGACAACGGCCGCCTTGATCGGGTTGTGGTCGGGACCGATGGTGATCGTCCCCGAGACGAGCGGGAGGTCCTTCGTCGCCTCCAAGGCCGCCTTCACCTTGGTCGGGTCCGTCGACCCGGCGCGCTTCACGGCGTCCGCGTAGAGCATCACGGCGTCGTACCCGAGGACCGCGAAGCCGTCGGGGATCGCGTTGTATTTCGCCTGGTACTCCTTGACGAACTCCTGAATCCGCGGATCCGGGTCGTCGGCGGCGTAGTGGTTCGTGAGAAACACCTTGGCCATGTTGGATGCTCCGGCGATCTCTACGAGCTTAGGCGAATCGAAGCCGTCTCCGCCGATGATCGGGACTTGAATCCCCAGGTCGCTGCGGGCCTGCTTGATGATGATCCCTGCCTCTTGGTAGTACCCGGGGAGGAAGATCACGTCGGGTTTGGCATCTCGAATGCGCGTGAGCTGCGAGCGGAAGTCCTTGTCGTTCTTCTGATAGGACTCTTCGGCGACGATCTCCCCGCCCAGCTTCGTAAACGCCTGCTTAAAGGCGTCGCGAAGGCCGATGGCGTAGTCGGAGGAGACTTCCGTAAACACAGCGGCCTTTTTCGCGTGGAGGTCTTGGATCGCGTACTTGGCCGCTACCTCCCCCTGGAAGGGGTCGATGAAGCAGGCGCGGAAGATGTACGGCCGCGTCGACTTTGTCTTGGGGTCCACGGTGACGTCCGGGTTCGTGGCCGTCGGAGAAATTACGGGGACCTTGTTTTCGTCGGCGATGTTCACCATCGCGAGCGTCGTCCCCGAGGTAGTCGCTCCGATGATCACGTCTACCTTGTCCTGCTGGATGAGCTTGAGGGCGATGCTCGAGGACTCGCTCTTTTCCGACTTGTTGTCCCCCTCTACGAGGACGACCTTCTTGCCCAAGAGTCCGCCGTCGGCGTTGATCTTTTCCACGGCCATGCGCGCTCCGTTCTTTGCGGACTGGCCGAACGTCGCCGTCTGGCCGGAAAGCTCGAGGTTGAGGCCGATGCGGACTTCGTTGCCCTTCCCCGCTCCTCCGCCGCAGCCCCCGAGGACGAGGGCCACCGCCAAGAGGGGGAGGAAGGCCCAGCGCACAAGCTTCATCCGCGTCTCCCCCCGTCGCACGGTTTCACCGTATTTTCTCCGATTTTAAAGCATTGGCAAGCGGCTGTCTAGAGAAACTCGGGAGATCCGTTCCGAAAAAAAGAGGAAGGAGGCGATCTCCTTCCTCTGCTCTAGAACAGAGAGCCGTCCGAAGGCAAAGAACCTTACGGTTGCACGGTGGCCCGGTACGTCTGCTTGCCATCCTTGAACTCGATGACTACCGCCGGCTTCACGGGATTGTGCTTGTCGTCGAAGCTGATCTTGCCCGTAACCCCTTGGAAGTCCTTGGTCGCCTCGAGGGCGTCGCGGATCTTCTTGGGATCCGCTTCACCCGCCCGCTTGATGGCGTCCACGACAAGACCCGCGGCGTCGTACCCGAGGGCGTGGAAGCCGTTTGGCTCGCTCCCGTACTTCTGCTTGAAGAGCTTGACGAACGTCTGTACCGCGGGTTCCGTGGACTCCGGCGAGAAGTGGGCGGTCATGTAGGCGTTGTTCAGGTTGCTCGCGCTGCCCGCGAGCTTTACGAGCTCCGGCGAGTCCCACCCGTCTCCGCCGAGAACGGGAATGTCGAGGCCGAGCTCGCGCGCCTGGCGGATCTGCAAGCCGACGTCCTCATAGTAGTTCGGGAGGTAGAGGACGTCGGGCTTCTGCGCCTTGATCCGCGTGAGCGCCGAGTTGAAGTCCTTGTCCCCCTTGGAGTACTTCTCCTCCGCGACGATTTCGCCGCCGCCTTTGAGGAACGTCTCCTTAAAGGCGTTCGCAAGGCCAATGGCGTACTCGTCGCTCTGGTTGACGAGAAGTGCGGCGCGCTTGACCTTGAGGTCGTTCAGGGCGAACTTCGCCGCTACCTCCCCCTGGAAGGGGTCGATGAAGCAGGCGCGGAAGGCGTAGGCGAGGGTCTTCCCGTCCTTCACGGTGACGTCGGGGTTTGTCGCCGAGGGGCTCACGAACGGGACCTTGTGCTCCTCCGCAATGGGGGCAAAGGCCATCGTGATCCCGGACGTCGCCGCGCCGAGGATCGCCACGACCTTGTCCTGTTCGATGAGGCGGAGGGCGGCGTTCGTGGCGTCCGCCTTTTCCGACTTGTTGTCCACCTTTACGAGTTCCACCTTGCGACCCAAAACGCCGCCGTTCTTGTTGAGCTCCTCCACGTAGAGCTCCGCACCCTGGACGAAGGACTGCCCGTAGGAGGCAACCCGACCCGTGAGCTCGGCGTTCACGCCGATCTTAATCGGTTGTGCGTCGGAAACCGTTTTCTGTGCCGCAGGAGCTTCCGCCTTCGGGGCCTCGGCCCCCTTGCCGCTGCATCCGGCGAGGACGAGGGCCGCAGCGAGGAAGACGGCGAGAACCGGCAGACGCAGACGTTGCATTCCAATTCCCCCTTTTTTGGCAACTCTGGGCCTTCCCTGCCTTGCGGTCCTTCGAATTTTGGTGTCCATTATAGCGCCGCATGCGGGCGATGTCCAGAGGTCTTTCGTGTGAGCTCCTGCAAAACCCTGCCCGGACCTCCGGGAGATTCGCCCCACATCGGCCGGAAGGAGGGACAAAACGCGACTGCCGTAGGCCGGTACGGGTTTCCCGCTTGGTCGGCCAAAGAGGGACGTTTGCCTCCGGCGAATCGGGGGACATTTCTCCCGCGGCGGTGCGTAAGAGTATAGGCGATCTCCGCGATGCAAAACGCGTGAAAGGACGGACGACCTCGATGAACGTGTACGCGGTTGCCGATTTTGCCGGGATCCTCTCCTTCGCCGAATCTCCCCCCGACCGAAAAGGTCTCGCGCGAGTGCGAAGCTTTTTCTCGGTCTCCCACCCGACCGACCTCCCGGTCGACGTCTTCGAATCCCTGGGAACGAGCCTTCGCTTCACCGCATTCGGGATTCCCTCGGAGCCCGAAAACGAGAAGGCGAAGTCTTCGACGAATTTCCCATCGCCCCAAGCGCAAAAGATCCTCTTGGCCGACACGCCGTGGAGCGGCCGCTTGGGCGGTGCGGTGGAAACCGCGAGCGGGCGTCTTGCCGGGGCACTCCGCGAAGTCCTTTCCACCCTCCCCCAACCCGGAGCCTACGCCCTTTGGGACGGGGAAGCGGAGGTCCTCGCGCTGTACCGTGACCCCACCGGAGGACGTACGATCTTCCTCCGCACGGATGGAAATCGCCTCGCCTTTTCCACCCATCCGGACCCCCTTTTCGCCCTCTACCCGGGAAAGTGGCGCCTCTGCCCCGAAGCCGTCGCCGCCCTCTTTGCTTACGGGCCCGCGCGCCCGCCCGGAAACGCGATCCTCTGCGAAATGTACGAACTCGCCCCGGGAGAGGCGCTCATCTTCGCCCGTCGCGGCGAGGACTTCCTCCTTCGCCGCGAGCACTTCCGCCTCTTTTCGTCCGCCAAACCCGAGGTCCATCCGAAGGCCGATGTCCCGACCGCCCTTCGGGAAAGCCTCCTCGCCTCCGTCCGGGGCGCGTACCGGGAAGGAGCCCGCGGCGTGTTCCTCTCCGGCGGCCTCGACTCCGGCGCCGCCCTCGCCCTTCTGCGCCGTAGCGCTCCGGAAGAGGTGCTCTACTCCGCCTCCGTCGACTACGAAGACGAAGATGCGCACTTCGTCCCCTCCCCGCTCCTCCCCGAACGAGACGCCGCCTACGTGGAGGTTGCGGTTCGGGCGGCGAAAAGCGAGCACCTCACCGTGGTCCTGTCCGCAGACGAGATCGCGTCCTCCCTCCGGAGTCTCGGAAACCTCCGTGGGTTTCCGGGAATGCTCGACGTCGACGCCGCCCTCCTCCTCTTCTTCCGCCGCGTCGCAGGGTGGAACGCGGAAGTGGCGTGGCTTACGGGCGAGGGGGCCGACGAGACCTTTGCCGGCTATCCTTGGGCGGAAGAGGCGTTCTTTGGGGCCGCGATCGCACACCAAAGCGGTCGCCGCACGGACGTCCGACGCCTCTTCCCGTGGATGCGGCACGTCGAAGAACGGCTCGCGCTCCTCCGCCCGGAAGTCGCGCAGGCGGTGTGGGCCCACCTCGACGAACTCCTCCTCCGCGCCGTAGAACGCACCGATCGCCACCTGCCGGAGGATCTCTCGCGCGCCGGATCCCCAAAAGAAGGGGCGGTCCTCTGGACGTCCGCCCATACCGCCCTGCACTTCGGAAGCGTCCTCCTGGAACGGATGGCGCGGTCCGGCAAGGCCGCGGGCCTTCGGATCCTCTTCCCCTTCCTCGACGGAGACGTCCGCGCCTTCGCCCCCTTCGCCCTGAGGGGGGAGCCTTCCCTGCGCAAACCCCTCCTCCGCGAGGCGCTCGCGGGGATCGTCCCGGAGGAGATTCGCCTGCGCAAGAAGAGCCCTTTCCCCAAGAGCCACCACCCAAAGCTCGCACAGGCCCTTCGGGCGCGCGGGGAAGAGCTCATGGCAAACCCCCAGGCGATCATTTGGACCTTCCTCGATCGCGACGCCGCTTCGCGCTTTCTCCAAAGTCCGCCCCCACACCTCCCGTGGTTCGGACAGCTCCTCGACGCTCCCCACTACGCGGCGTACCTCGCGGAAGTTCACGACTGGCTCGAACGGGTTCGCCCGCGCCTTCCCGATCGCGGCTTCTGACGCCCGCCATCACCGAACTCGGGGGAACGCGTCTACCTTCGGAAACGGCGTTCCCCCTCCCGAACCTCCTGCGGTCGCCCGCCTCCCCAGAGGAGCACGGAGACGGCCGCCGCCGCAGAAAGCCCGAAAAACCCTGCGAACAAAGTCCCCTGCCCGACGCCTCGGGCGAGGAAGAAGCCGACGGCGTACGGAGCGATCACCGCCATGATCCGGCCCCAAGAGGCCGCAACCCCCGTACCGCTCCCCCGCAGTTCGTCCGGATACTGCTCCGGCGTATAGGCGTAGAGGGCGCCCCACGCTCCGAGGTGAAAAAAGTTCAACAGGGCGCCGCTCACGAGGAGAACAGCGGTATTGGGGGCAAACCCGAAGGCCGCCGCCGCCAAGGCGCCGCCCACGAGGTAGCTCCCGAGGACGGCGGAGCGTCCCCATCGCTCGACGAGCCACGCCGCCGTGAGATAGCCCGGAATCTGAAAGAGGTTCATCGCCACGATGTAGCTGAAGCTGCGAACGATCTCGTAGCCTCGGGCCACGAGGAGCGAGGGAAGCCAGAGGAACAAACCGTAGTACACGCCGTTCATGGCCATCCAGAGAAACCAGAGAAGGAGCGTCCTGCCCCGCAGACCTCGGGCGAAAAGGGCACGTACGTCCGCGCGCGGGCGGTCGGCAAAGAGCCGAGGCGCCGACTCCGGCATGCGCGTGCGGGCCAGGAGGGCGACGAAGGCGGGAAGTGCTCCGAAGGCGAGCACCGCCCGCCACCCTCCCACGGGCAAAAGAAAGCGGGCCGTGAGGGCTGCGGCCAGCGCGCCGAGCGCCCAAAAACTCTCCGCGAGCACGACCGCACGGCCGCGAATTTCCCGCGGCGCCGTCTCGGACACGTAGGCGGCAGCCACCGGCAACTCCGCCCCGAGCCCGACCCCGGCGAGAAAGCGCAAGAGGAAGAGGACGTCGAGGCGAGGGGCGAAGGCCGTAAGCCCCGTACCGAGTCCGTACAGCGCCATGGAAGCGAGGAAGACCGGCTTGCGCCCGACGCGGTCCGCCGACCACCCGCCGAGCAACGCGCCGAAAGCCATCCCCACGGTTCCCGCGCTGAGCAAAAGGCCGCGTACTTCCGGGTCCAATCCCCACTCCTGAGCGATGGCGGGAAGGACGAGTCCGAAGAGAAGCACGTCCATCGCGTCGAAAAAGAAGCCCAACGCCCCCAAGAGAAACGAAGGCGACCGGTAGTACCCGCGCATCCCCATCCCCCCACGTTTGGAGTAAGCGTAGCGCACCGCCGACCTATTGTCAAACACTCTGTAACGTAAACTTGTCTTTACATTTAGAGGAAAAAAGAACCGCGCTCCGGTTCGGAGCGCGGTGCGGCGTCTTACCGCCTTCCCCTCGGGCGGCTTTCCTCTCCTTCGTAGACGACGATGGGGTTGTAGAACGTGTCCCGCTCCACGGGAATCCGACCCGCTCCACGGATGAGCCAGACGAGCTCTTCGCGCGTGATAGCGGCCTCCGTGAGCGCACCGGCGGAGTGGCTAATGCGCTCCTCGACGAGGGTTCCGTGGAGGTCCGATGCGCCGAAGGTGAGGGCGAGCTGCGCGAGTTGAAAGCCGATGTTGATCCAGTACGCCTTGATGTGCGGCACGTTGTCCACAAACAGGCGGCTTACGGCAATCATCCGCAGGTCGTCGTAGGCGCTCGTGCGCTTCGTGAGCGGTGCGTCCTTGCGGTACGGCTGAACGGCCAGAGGAATGAAGGCGAGAAAGCCCCCGGTTTCGTCCTGAAGCTCGCGGATGAGGCGCATGTGCTCGAGCCGTTCCTCCAACGTCTCGATGGATCCGTAGAGCATCGTCGCGTGCGTCTTCATCCCCATGCGGTGCGCCATCCGGTGCACGTGAAGCCATTCGTCGACGCTCGCCTTGTCCGGGCTCATGATCCGGCGGTAGCGTTCCGAGAGGATTTCCGCCCCGCCTCCCGGAAGGGTGTCGAGACCGGCCTCCCGGAGCTCGCCCAGGACCTCTTCGACGGTGCGACCGGAAATCCGCGCAAAGAAGACGATCTCCGCCGCCGTATAGGCCTTGATCGTGACGTGGGGGAAGTTTTCCTTGAGAGCGCGGATCACGTCTACGTAGTACGAAAAGGGGACGTAAGGGTTGTGCCCGCCCGTCATGTGGAATTCCCGCGTCGTCGGAGTGATCCTGGCGCGGGCATAGGCGACGAGTTCCTCGGGCGTATACGTGAAGGCGCCCTCTTCCCCGGGATCGCGCCGAAAGGCGCAGAAGGCGCAGCGCGCCTCACAGATGTTCGTATGGTAGAGGTGGAGGTTTTCGATGAAGTAGACGTACAGGCCGTTTTTCCTGCGGTTCACCACGTCCGCGAGTTGCCCGAGCGTGAGGATGTCGGGCGTCCGCATGAGCACGAGGCCGTCCTCCCACGACAAGCGCTCGCCCCGAAGGACCTTCTCTACGATTGGCTCGAGCGCCGGATCGCGCACGACGAGTTCCACGCTTCCTCCTCCTTTCCGTCCCCCTTCCGCGAATGCGTGCGCCTCGCCCCTTTGCGGACGCGCGCCCAGAAGCAGGGAAAACCAGGAACTTCCGCCCTTCTACGAAACGCGCTTTAGTACGCCGCGTGACGGCGGTCCTACGCGTACACGGCGACGGGTCGATAGAGCGTATCGCGTTCGACGGGTATGCGTCCCGCCTCCCGAAGGAGGGCGATGAGTTCTTCCTTGGTGAGTCCTTGGGGAGCTTCCGATCCGGCGTCGTGGATGATGTGCTCTTCGATCACCGTGCCGTCGATGTCGTCGGCGCCGAAGTAGAGGGCCACCTGGGCGAGCTTGAGCCCCGTCATCATCCAAAGGACGCGAATGTGCGCAAAGTTGTCCAACAGAAGGCGGGCCGTAGCGAGGATCCGAAGGTCGTACATCCCGCTCGTCTCCCGCGGAAAGGCGCGCTCGCGGGCGAGGGGCGTGTTTTCCGGATGGAAGGCGAAGCCGAAAAAGGCGTCGAAGCCGCCAGTCTCGTCTTGAAGCTCCCTGAGGCGCAAGAGGTGGTCGACGACGTGCTCCGGCCGCTCGATCGTCCCGTAGAGGATGGAAGCGTTGGAGCGGATGCCCATGCCGTGGGCGATCCTGTGGATTTCGAGCCAGCGCTCGGCGTCGGTCTTGTGCCCGGCGATGGCGAGGCGTACCTCAGGGTCGAACACCTCCGCACCGCCGCCCAAGAGCGAACCGAGCCCGGCCTCCCGCAAGCGGGCGAGCACCTCGGAGACGTCCATGCGGAACAGACGGCTCATGTAGTCGATTTCCACGGCCGTAAAGGCCTGCACGTGCACATCGGGCAGGATCTCCTTTACGAGGCGGAGCATGTCGGTGTAGTACGAAAACGAGAGCTTAGGGTTGATCCCGCCCGTGATGTGTACCTCGCGGATTCCCCGACCCTGAAGGGGCCGGAGCTTTTCGGCAATCTCCTCGAGGGAGAGGGTGTACGCCCGCGGATGGCCGGGTTTCACGGCAAAGGCACAAAACTTGCAGTTGAGGGCGCATACGTTGGTGTGGTTGAGGTGGGCGTTTACGATGAAGTACGCGCGGTCGCCGTGCAGGCGGCGGCGCACTCGATCGGCCATAAACCCTAGACCTAAGAGGTCCGGCGTCGTGAGGAGGGTGAGGCCGTCGGCAAACCCGAGCCGCTTCCCCCGCTCCACCTTTTCCCATATGGGAAGGAGTTCCGAAGTGAGCAATCCTCCGCCCCCTTTCTTTCGTCCGTCTCATTATAGCGCTCCGACGGGGGAAATTCCGGTCGTGAGGTTTACAGCCCCCCGCGGAGAAAGGGATTTTGGGACACAAAAAGGGCGGGCACGCCCGGAGGGCGTACCCGCCGCATCCGACGTCCGCCGGCGCCCTTCTTCGGCCATTCAGCGGAGGTTGAGGTCGGAGGAGTGCGCCGGTACGCGGTCTTTCGGGTCGACGTACTGCTTCGCCCGGTTTACGGCGATCGGCGCCTCGCCGAAGCCTACGGCGATGAGCTTCACCTTGCCCTCGTACGTCGCAACGTCTCCTACGGCAAACACGCCGGGGATGTTCGTCTCCATCCAGCGGTTCACGACGATGCTGTTCTTTTCCAGCTCGAGACCCCAGTCCTTGATCGGACCCAAGGAAGCCACAAAGCCGTAGCTCACGACCAGCTCGTCTACGGAAAGCCGCAACTCCTCCTTGGTTTCCGCGTGGGCGAGGACAAGCTCCGGAGACGCGTCCCCTTCTACGCGCACGACGGTGTACGGGACGACGACGTTCACCTTG includes:
- the mqnE gene encoding aminofutalosine synthase MqnE; this translates as MELVVRDPALEPIVEKVLRGERLSWEDGLVLMRTPDILTLGQLADVVNRRKNGLYVYFIENLHLYHTNICEARCAFCAFRRDPGEEGAFTYTPEELVAYARARITPTTREFHMTGGHNPYVPFSYYVDVIRALKENFPHVTIKAYTAAEIVFFARISGRTVEEVLGELREAGLDTLPGGGAEILSERYRRIMSPDKASVDEWLHVHRMAHRMGMKTHATMLYGSIETLEERLEHMRLIRELQDETGGFLAFIPLAVQPYRKDAPLTKRTSAYDDLRMIAVSRLFVDNVPHIKAYWINIGFQLAQLALTFGASDLHGTLVEERISHSAGALTEAAITREELVWLIRGAGRIPVERDTFYNPIVVYEGEESRPRGRR
- the mqnE gene encoding aminofutalosine synthase MqnE, which produces MLTSELLPIWEKVERGKRLGFADGLTLLTTPDLLGLGFMADRVRRRLHGDRAYFIVNAHLNHTNVCALNCKFCAFAVKPGHPRAYTLSLEEIAEKLRPLQGRGIREVHITGGINPKLSFSYYTDMLRLVKEILPDVHVQAFTAVEIDYMSRLFRMDVSEVLARLREAGLGSLLGGGAEVFDPEVRLAIAGHKTDAERWLEIHRIAHGMGIRSNASILYGTIERPEHVVDHLLRLRELQDETGGFDAFFGFAFHPENTPLARERAFPRETSGMYDLRILATARLLLDNFAHIRVLWMMTGLKLAQVALYFGADDIDGTVIEEHIIHDAGSEAPQGLTKEELIALLREAGRIPVERDTLYRPVAVYA